The DNA segment AGCTCGGCATTTGCTCGGAAACGCTCACTGAGCAACGATCCTTGAGAAGATTATTGGAACCCGTCGGTGCATCACGATAGCGATGCGCTGTGCCATTGGGATACAACGCTAGCGCGTATGTCTCGGCTCTTCAGTAACCAAAAGCCGGCTGCTATTGGCGCTGCGCGATCGCATCCGAGCAGATTGCCAACACGCGCTGAACCATGGAGCTTGAAAGGTTCAACGACATATCTCCCGTGAATAACGCTTGAACGTGAGCCTGCCGGATCACGACCTTGGCTTTGAACAGGTCATGTCTCGCGAGCCGTAGTGCGAGTTGCCCCAGGTTGACTCGCTCAAGCCACGGCATCTTTACAGCGTTTCGTCTGAGCCATAGCCGGCAACTTTCGACCACGTGGTCCACTCGCCATTCATTGGTCAACCTATGCGAAGCCGCAGCGGTCAGGACCAGGAAGCATAACAATTCGGCGCGACGTTCACTCTCTACAATCATGCAACTCCTCATCTAGCGTTTCTGTTTGACCTGCATCGTGCGGCGGTGTGCACGAACTATGCGCTGGCTTCACCTGGTCGCAGTTCCGACGCAACATTCGTCACACCCGTCGCAACAGTGACAGTCCCGAACGTCCCTGGTCGCCATCCAGAGTGTGATGGTCGGCTGGCGGCGTTCCGACCAAGCGCGCGTTTTCGCGCGCGTGAACTCCCGGCTTGCCATTCATCCCGCGAGACACCGCTCCGTCCACTAAGTCGCCGAAGGCCGTTCCCAGCTCAGCTACGAAGGCCGCCCTCCGGCATGGATGCATTCGACAAACAAGCATATCCACAACAGCCTCCGTAATCGACTAAAAAGGGGCAATTCATTGTTTCAAAACCCGTTGCAGACAAGAAGAGGGCCGCTGCCAAAATTCAAGGACGCAGCGATTGTGCATCAACGAGGCGGGCCGACCACAGGCCATTCACTCCTGATTCAAAGCCGCATAACTCGTGCTGTTTAATCTCAGCCGCGAAGTCTAGCCGCAGGCCTTGCTTACAGCTTGAGGCCTCCTTTTTGCTCAGATAGGTGGATACATGACGACTGGAGGGTGACATGACAACGAGCGCGCGCGACGAAGACCCGGGACAACCGCCAACGGAAGTTTCCAAACCGGTTGGCGATGCAATACCAGCGCCGGTAGAGCCCGGCTTAAATCAGCCGTTGCCGTCAAAGGAGGACGACGATAACCCATTAGTCGATCCGGACTCCGCGTCTGGCGTTCCCCCGTCAGGCGAATCAGATTATGCTTAGGTCGAGGAAAGTGGTTGATTTCCTCAAACCACGGCATATCAACTGAGTTTAGTCCTGGCCGAACGTGGGAGCTTTGATCCGGGGTCGCCCCGCTACTGTTTGGCCGAAGCATGCGCGACTACCGCGACCGCGCGGAAGAAGAACCTCAACGTGACATCCACTTCTCACGTCAACATGACTTTCGGTTTCTGTCATCGCAAAACCGATTTAGTGACGCGCGCCGACAGGCCAGCTCAAACTCGACAAACGATTGGCAAAAGGCTGCCGCCTGCGACGGTTGTCGGCAAGCAGCGGCTCTCTTGAATTTTCAAGTCACTGATCTGTGAGCCATCGTGGTTTAGGTTGAGCTGCCATCGAGTGTCGGATAGTTAGTGTAGCCTTCATCAGCGCCACGGTAAAAGGTCGCTACGTTTGGCTTGTTGAGTGGGGCGTTTTCGCGGAACCGCACATCGAGATCCGGATTTGCCAGATACGCGCGGCCAAAGGCGATCAAATCCGCCTGACCGCGTTCGATCCGCTTCTCGGCGCTTTCGGCTGTGTACTGCCCGCACACAATAATCTTTCCACTGAACGCTGCGCGAAGCTTTTGCCTGAAAAGGTCTGACAACGGCTCGCCGCCAGCCCAGTCCGGTTCAGCAATATGCATGTACGCCACGCCTAGGCGCGTCAACTCTTTCGCCAAGTAAAGAGACGACGCTTCCGCTTCCGTGTCCTTTAGGTCGAAGCCGACAAATTTCGGCGAAATGCGAATCCCCACGCGATCTGCGCCGAACACAGCCACCACTGCTTCGAGCACCTCCACGACTAGCCGTACGCGACTTTCGACGCTGCCGCCGTATTGGTCGGTGCGATGATTGGTATTCGTCGACATGAATTGTTGCAGCAAATATCCATTGGCCGCGTGGACCTCAACCATATCGAAGCCGGCCTGTTTTGCGCGCTTCGCAGCGCTCACGTATTGCTTGACGATGCCCGGCAACTCCCGCGTCTCGAGCGCACGCGGGGTATCGGCCGGAATCGGTCCGAGCAAACCGTCTTTGTGCTTCACGAACGCGGTCGTGTTCTCGGCACGAATAGCCGACGGTGCCACCGGCTGGTTGTCATCGGCTTGTACGAGATGATGCGAGACCCGCCCGACGTGCCACAACTGGAGGGCAATCCTGCCGCCTTTTTCGTGAACGGCTTTAACCACGTTGGTCCAGCCCGCTTCCTGTTCGTCCGTATAAATGCCGGGTGCCGCGAAATAACCTTGTCCTTGCTTCGATATCTGTGTCGCTTCGGACACGATCAAACCTGCACCGGCACGTTGCGCGTAATAGCGCGCGTTCAAGTCGGTCGGGATATCGCCGGGTTGAGAAGCGCGATTGCGTGTGAGCGGCGCCATGACCATGCGGTTCTTGAGTTCGACCGAACCGACCTTGATCGGTGATAACAGCTTGTCTAGCGACATGTGGGATTCCTTTTATTCGTGAGCGAAGCGAGCGCAACAGGTCGCGGTGATATTTGTTGCCGTGCAATAATCGCTCCCTGCTTGCGACAGAAGGTTGTGCATACAAGGTTGGTGGCACAAAAAAGCCGCCGGGCTCAAGCCGGACGGCTCGTCGTGTTTCTTGATATCGACACTCGTAACGCGCACGTAAAACGTGGTTTGGGTCGAATGAAGGCAATCCTTGCCGTCTTTCTAAATTCGCGAGAGCATCCACAGAGCAATGTCCCATTGCCGCTGGGACGGATTGACGTCTGAGAATGCCCCTTGCGGTGGATCGATTACACACAGAAGCAACATCCAAATCATCAATTTGCTCGCTCACTCGATCGCGCGTTCGCGTCTGGCACTTGTGCTGCAATCGCCGCTGCTGCAGTTGAGTCGCGGGAAGGTGTCATGGATCGAGCGCCGCAGAGTCATTACACGCTGTCGCTCACTATGTGCAAGGCAGAACCTATGCCGGACGTGCGAGCAAGCGTTCGCCTACAGAGTCCCGCGGACTTGCTCATTTGGCGACAGGCGTATTCTGGGGCGCGCTATCGAGGTACCGCTTGGTTATCGAGCATGGCCGGCACCGATCGTCCGAGCCGCCGGGTTTCACTGCGTATAGTTAAATTACCATCTTGTGCACGGGCGACTCACGCCGGGTTCAACGCACTTGTGCCGCTCCGTTTTTCGTCTCGATCTATGCTGCGCTTGGCGATAGCCTTGCTGAGTATGCCTTGCCTTTGTCATAAAAGTCGGCTAGCTTATACTGTATATATGTACAGTATTTAGGAGGCGCTATGGAAAATTGGGTGCGCGTTCAGAACGATCGGGATCGGAGGGTTTTTGGCTTGGCTACGTGGGCAAGTTGGGGATGCAGAGATCGCGCTAGCGGCACAGGCCTGTGCCCAGGGCGATTCGAAACCGTATTTATCTATGGTCTGTCGGCAGATCGGTCTGCGAGTCCCGAGGCTTCCAACCGCAGATACCAGTTCCGCGATAGGGGAGCGCTACTTGGCTGCCATGTACGAGATTTTGCGTAACCGGGTCTGCAATGCACATGTTGAGACGTGAAAGTTGACCGTTTCGGTGCGTTTCGAGCAAATTTTAGAGCGTGGTTTTAGTCACATCTCTATGTGAAGTCGTTATCAACAATAATCATAGGCCGCGCGTCACTGCGGACCGCTTCGGTGTCTGTGCGTGTCGAATATCCGTGAATGCTGGAAGACGACGCAAAGAGTTTTTTGATAAAGCATTTCGACGTTTCCGCAACAGTGCGCTCTTTTTCTAAAGTAAGTATCCGAGTATTTGGTATGTTTAGATCACGGCGCTAAAAGGAGATTAACACCCGTGTGCCGAGACAGGTTCGGACAGGAGAATTGAAATGCTGCGATGGATTGCAAGTTGGGCTGCCCGTTACGCGCCCACAGTGGAACAGCAAGCGCAGAAAGCAATGCCTGAATTGCGCATGGCGTTGTACCAGGCAGAGCAGCGCATTCTTGATGCGCAGGTGCAGGCCGAGTACTATCGGTCTCGGCTTGCATTCTGCGAATCGGTACTGAAGAATGGGATTGAGCAGGTAAGCGACCTACGGCGAGACCCGCATCCAGGGGCGCCGACACTTAAGTTGGGGCCTACTCTCACCACCGCAAAGTCGGCTTAGAACTTTTGTCACCAAATGGATGGGGCTGTGTGTATTTGCTATCAAGCGCCGTTATCCTAAACAATGAAAGTGCGTCGTAATGCGAATGCGAGCACGGAGAGCCGACGAACAAACGCCCGTCGGATAAACCACAGCAGTCAAGCGGTTTGCCGCAGCAACGCACGGCGATAGCTTGATCGAAGCAGGAGGTCCGGCACGGGCGTCAAGACTTCCGACATAAACTGTAGTTCGACACAGGACGCAATGCCATGGCGCGGGGCGGCACGGTGAAACGCACGGCGCGCGCACTCGAGTTGCGAGCGATCGCCGTCAGCTACTGCACGGATCGCCTGCCGTTCATCTTCACTTAGAATTTGCATGTTAGGTCCATTCGCTTGGTGATTCAAAATGCATTGTACGTGGCGTTTAGCGATCATATAAGTGAGGACGTGGACGAACGAGCAAGTGGAATTCCAAGCTTCTGTCACGAATGGTCACGAATGCAGTATCGATTCATTGATATGGTCAGCTGGATGTGTTTGAACTCGGCTAGACTTCTTTCAAAAGACCGTGCTGATGTGGCTGTTCTCAGCCGTCCGGACCGCAATTCTCGCTGCCCCATGACACCGACTTGCGTGAGCCGGATACGCGAAGAAACATTTCGCGGATATCGGCAGCCGGCCTTATTTGGTTTTGCACCATTGGTGTTTCCAGGGACCCATCCATCGTCGAGGCGTGTCATTGACCGGCGTTATGGAGCCATTCCGGGATCGGCGTATTGGCGCCACCTGATGATCGGCGCATAGGCGCCAGCGCAGGATCGGCGTTATGGCGCCAGTCCGTGACCGGCGTAAAGGAGCCAGTCAATGATCGGCGTATAGGCGCCACTGGCGCGAGGTGTTGAACGCGATTCGAACTTTCCAGATGGGTACTCTCCCGTTCTTTCTGAACGGAGTGTCCATGACCAACCGGAGGTTCGAATTGTTTGAGTACCGTCAAGTCCTTGTCCGCATGCGGCAAGGCGATTCTGATCGCGACATCGGGCGTAGCGGCCTGATGGGTCGCAAGAAGTTGACCGCTGTTCGTCGTATGGCCGACGAGCGCGGCTGGCTGAATCCCGGGCAGCCGTTGCCTGACGACACCGTGATTGCCGGCGTGTTTGGCCGCACTCCACATTTGCCGAGCACATGCGTGTCCACGCTCGAGCCGTTTCGCGAGCAGATCCGTGACTGGCATGACGCCGGCGTTCAGGGAACAACGATTCACCACGCGCTGAAAGTATGCGATCCATCAACGACGCCTCTCTAAGGTTACACGCCGTTGGAGTGTGGACGGTGTAGGGAGCGCGCCATCAGGGAATGTCGGCCGGCATCTTCCA comes from the Burkholderia sp. PAMC 26561 genome and includes:
- a CDS encoding alkene reductase; this encodes MSLDKLLSPIKVGSVELKNRMVMAPLTRNRASQPGDIPTDLNARYYAQRAGAGLIVSEATQISKQGQGYFAAPGIYTDEQEAGWTNVVKAVHEKGGRIALQLWHVGRVSHHLVQADDNQPVAPSAIRAENTTAFVKHKDGLLGPIPADTPRALETRELPGIVKQYVSAAKRAKQAGFDMVEVHAANGYLLQQFMSTNTNHRTDQYGGSVESRVRLVVEVLEAVVAVFGADRVGIRISPKFVGFDLKDTEAEASSLYLAKELTRLGVAYMHIAEPDWAGGEPLSDLFRQKLRAAFSGKIIVCGQYTAESAEKRIERGQADLIAFGRAYLANPDLDVRFRENAPLNKPNVATFYRGADEGYTNYPTLDGSST